The following coding sequences are from one Chrysiogenia bacterium window:
- a CDS encoding FMN-binding glutamate synthase family protein produces MNQLTGLFERGADALKMNQLISLLGGIPGVLLLLVFVVIPISIAIYDLTQKKHAIRRNFPVIGMLRYALETVGPELRQYLFASDRDDRPIPRYMRAWIYASSKKMTATVAFGTRKDMDKPGTILMRHSAFPVLDVEPTQPRVVVGERTPNPYEASVFNISAMSFGSLGAHAITALSQGAKMAGCFHNTGEGSVSPYHLKGGADICWQIGTGKFGCRTADGGFDPELFGEMASREQIKMIEIKLSQGAKPGKGGVLPGEKVTAEIAATRKVPVGKSVLSPTRHREWDDIRGMLEWIDMTRGISKKPTGVKFCLGNPAFVEDLCQEMINTGILLDFITVDGAEGGTGASPLAMTDYLGYPLHDGLMIVDNALRRHGLREKIRVIASGKVFTGAQLAIVAALGADMANSARGFMLSIGCIHALRCNTNHCPAGVATQSKWLQRGLVPEVKAPRVANYHAAVIHELNLVLHACGKTHLNQLERGDVMKMVDFNKLVSMDELVPYDAVPHMRPREKDPVTIKEEKAG; encoded by the coding sequence GTGAATCAGTTGACCGGACTCTTTGAACGGGGCGCCGATGCCCTGAAAATGAACCAGCTCATCAGCCTGCTCGGCGGCATTCCCGGCGTGCTCCTGCTGCTGGTGTTCGTGGTGATTCCGATCTCCATCGCGATCTACGACCTGACGCAGAAAAAACACGCCATTCGCCGCAATTTTCCCGTCATCGGCATGCTGCGTTACGCCCTGGAGACCGTTGGCCCCGAGCTGCGCCAGTATCTTTTTGCCAGCGACCGGGATGACCGTCCCATCCCGCGCTACATGCGCGCGTGGATCTATGCTTCCTCGAAAAAAATGACGGCGACCGTGGCCTTCGGCACGCGCAAGGACATGGACAAGCCGGGCACCATACTCATGCGCCACAGCGCCTTTCCGGTGCTCGACGTCGAACCCACCCAGCCGCGCGTCGTGGTAGGCGAGCGCACGCCCAATCCCTATGAAGCCAGCGTCTTCAATATCTCGGCCATGAGCTTCGGCTCGCTCGGCGCGCACGCCATCACCGCGCTCTCGCAGGGCGCGAAGATGGCCGGTTGTTTTCACAACACCGGGGAGGGAAGCGTCTCGCCCTATCATTTGAAAGGCGGCGCCGACATCTGCTGGCAGATCGGCACAGGCAAATTCGGTTGCCGTACCGCCGACGGCGGTTTCGATCCCGAGCTCTTTGGTGAGATGGCGAGCCGCGAGCAGATCAAAATGATCGAGATCAAGCTCTCTCAGGGGGCCAAGCCCGGCAAGGGCGGCGTGCTTCCCGGGGAGAAGGTCACTGCCGAGATCGCCGCCACCCGCAAGGTGCCCGTCGGCAAGTCCGTTCTCTCGCCCACGCGTCACCGCGAGTGGGACGACATCCGCGGCATGCTCGAGTGGATCGACATGACCCGCGGGATTTCGAAGAAGCCCACGGGCGTGAAGTTCTGCCTTGGCAACCCGGCCTTCGTCGAGGACCTGTGCCAGGAGATGATCAACACGGGGATTCTGCTGGACTTCATCACGGTCGACGGCGCGGAGGGCGGCACCGGCGCCTCGCCGCTGGCAATGACCGATTACCTGGGATACCCGCTCCACGACGGGCTCATGATCGTCGACAACGCGCTACGCCGGCACGGGCTTCGCGAGAAGATCCGCGTGATCGCCTCGGGCAAGGTCTTCACCGGCGCGCAGCTCGCCATCGTCGCCGCCCTGGGTGCCGACATGGCCAACAGCGCGCGCGGCTTCATGCTCAGCATCGGCTGCATCCACGCGCTTCGCTGCAACACCAACCACTGCCCGGCCGGCGTCGCCACCCAGAGCAAGTGGCTCCAGCGCGGCCTCGTGCCCGAGGTAAAAGCCCCGCGCGTGGCCAACTACCACGCCGCCGTCATCCACGAACTCAACCTCGTCCTGCACGCCTGCGGCAAGACGCACCTCAATCAGCTCGAACGCGGCGATGTGATGAAAATGGTGGACTTCAACAAGCTCGTCAGCATGGACGAACTCGTCCCCTACGACGCCGT